A stretch of the Streptococcus himalayensis genome encodes the following:
- the rimP gene encoding ribosome maturation factor RimP has translation MSVRRCSLIATIVELVREVIEPTIQTPFELVDIEYGKLGGDMVLSIFVDKPGGISLNDTADLTEVISPLLDTIQPDPFPEQYFLEVTSPGLERPLKTKEQMLGAIGKYIHVGLYQAIDKQKVFEGTLLAFEDDVLQVEYMDKTRKKEVAIPYNLVSKARLAVKI, from the coding sequence ATATCTGTAAGGAGGTGTAGTCTTATCGCAACGATTGTAGAATTAGTGAGAGAAGTCATTGAGCCTACGATTCAAACTCCCTTTGAATTAGTGGATATTGAATACGGTAAGCTTGGTGGAGATATGGTCTTGAGTATTTTTGTGGATAAGCCAGGAGGAATTAGTCTGAATGATACGGCAGATCTGACAGAAGTTATCAGCCCATTGCTAGACACGATTCAGCCTGATCCATTCCCAGAGCAATACTTTTTGGAAGTGACGAGTCCTGGGCTGGAGAGACCCTTAAAAACCAAGGAACAGATGCTCGGAGCTATTGGAAAGTATATTCATGTTGGTCTGTATCAAGCGATTGATAAGCAAAAAGTTTTTGAAGGAACCTTGCTAGCTTTTGAGGATGACGTCCTTCAGGTAGAGTACATGGATAAAACTCGGAAAAAAGAAGTTGCCATTCCTTATAATCTTGTTTCAAAGGCAAGATTAGCCGTAAAAATTTAA